TTCAGATCAACCGGCCCCTCAGACGGCAGTTCGTCTGTCAGGCAGATAGAACCCTGATTGCACTCTTCATATCCAGCGGTCGGGTAGAGAAGTCCGCTGTCTCTCCACTCCTCAAAGAATTTCAGATAATCATCCGCGAGCTGATTCAGAACCTGAACGAACTCATCCGGATAATCATACAGTGCATAGCACATATTCTGCATGCCCATGATATGTACAAGATCCTGCGTCAGCCAGCATGTCAGGGATTTACCGACATGTTTAACAGGAAGGATATCGCCGAACGCATCCTCTGCCGCTTTGAAATACTCATTGGTCTCGTCAACTTTAATCTTAAATTCTGAAGGTCTGAATTTATCGATTTCTTCGCCGAGTTCTTCCACCTGTTCGGTAAAATGCTGTCCCAGTCCCCCGTCAGACGCCACTTCTTTCTGCACATCAAAGCCCCATGGCTTCAGGTCCAGATCCCACCATACTCCGAAATACGGTGCCACAACCTTATCGTCGTCCAGAACCTGCATATTATAGAAGTTATGCAGCAGGCGCTCCTCGATCCTGCGTGCCATCGGATCCTCGCACTGCATCTGCGGAAACAGTACTTCCTGCGTAAAGTTATCGATTTCCAGATGAATCATCGGGCGTTCGCCCTTACATGAATTATGAGCAATCCATTCTTTTGTGCGTTTTACATTCTTATCGCTTTTTGCAATTTCTAACTGTGTGTTCGCCAGTTCCCTGAGCCGTTCTCTCTCTTTTGGTGATATCATAACTTCGCCCTCTCTTACATTCACTTTTTTCCCGGTTCTTTCGGTTTTTTCCTCAACCGTTAAATTTATGATAGTATATTTTCAGGCGTATTCCAATAAAGATTCTGGCCATACAGTTGCAATTTTCTGCTTACATTTACATCGGGAATTCCCGGAATTTTTTCGGCGACAGGCCATTCTGGGCTGTGAACGTGTTGATAAAATGCGACTCACTGTTGAATCCTACAGAAAGTGCGATTTCCTTGACCGGAAGTGCCGTAGTCTTCAGCAGATGTTTCGCATCATTCAGGCGTCTTCTGATAATATATTCTTTCGGTGAACTGTTCATGGCCTGGCGAAATTTTCTGGAAAAATGCGATTCACTTAAACCCACGTGTTCCGCGATCATTCCCACGGACAGATCCTTTTCCAGATTCTGCCGGATAAAGCTGATCGCCTCCTCGACCACCTGCTCTTTTATCTCCTTCGATTCCCGCCCGCTGCCCGTTATGTTTTTACAGAGTTCGATCAGCATCTTATAGATATTCATGGAATCATCGTACTCGGAACAGAATTTTTCGTATCTGCAGTTGGATATAATTTCCTTAAATGTCCGCTCCATGTGCTCACCATTTTCAAGATGAAACACCGGATGTCCGCAGATATTTTTCGTAATATCACTGTGAAACTGTGCAGAGTTGGAACCGTCAAAATGGATCCACAGAAACTCTGTGAAACCGATCGCATGGTATTCATGCGGCAGATGACAATTGATGAATGCCATATCTCCTTCCCTTGCATGAAACTTCTCCCCCTCTGTCGTCACAGACAGTTTCCCTTTCTTAACATAAAGCAGCAGGTAATTTCCGTAGTCCTGACGCTCCACCCGATATCCGTAATCGCAGAAAAAATGACCGATCGATGTAAAATAAAACAGTTGGTTCCTGGCCGTAGCCGAAGGTGTAAAAAAATAAAAGTCCGATCCCGACAGCACGCCTTCCAGTTGGCATAACATAGTCTTACCTCCTCCTCTTATATCTGGTTCCATTTTACCACAAAACATGAGTCTGCAAAACAAGTATCATCGCGCTGTTTCTTGCGAATTTCTGCTGTTTCTACAAAAATACAATCATATTTATTTAATAATTTTTCAATTTTCGCAATATTTTACCTTTTTCAACCTTTCTATTGACTTAGATAAAATATTAACATATCATAGTTCTTCGAGAGATTATATTAGAGGAGGGATTTATTATGAACTGGATCGTTCCAGTAACGTTCGTAGGTTTTACCGCTCTGGTCGCCATCATTTCCTGGTGGAAAACCAGAAACGACAAACTTGACACCGAAGAGGGATACTTCCTTGCCGGCAGAGGTCTGATGGGCCCCGTAATCGCAGGTTCCCTGCTGATGACGAACCTGTCCGCAGAACAGCTGGTTGGGATGAACGGACAATCCGTTCGAATCGGGATGAGTCCTATGGGCTGGGAGGTTACTTCCGCCATTGCACTTGTCATCCTTGCATTCGTGCTGATGCCAAAATACCTGAAGGTTGGACTAACCACTGTACCACAATTTTTTGAGGAGAGATATGATGCTACAACAAGAAGACTGGTATCTTTTATCGTCCTCTTTTCTTATGTCATCATCATGCTTCCCAACATCCTGTATGCGGGAGCGCTGGTATTCGAAAATATTTTCCATGTCTCAGACATTCTGGGCTGCAATCAGTTTGCCGCCATCGCGCTGCTGTGTGTGCTGATTGCAGTGATCGGTTCCATCTATTCCATCTGCGGAGGGCTCCACGCTGTCGCACTGTCGGATTCTATCCACGGTATCGGTCTTATCCTGGGCGGTCTGCTGGTTCCTGTTTTCGGGCTGATCGCACTTGGAAAGGCATCCGGAGGCGGATTTGCAGAAGGGCTTGACATTTTTCTGCATCAGGATCCAACGATGCTGAATGCAATCGATGCACCGAATCTGAATGAACCGTACCTTCCGTGGCCGCTGCTGTTCACGGGTCTTCTGATCAATAACCTGTACTACTGGGCGACCAACCAGTCGATTATTCAGAGAACGTTTGCAGCAAAAAATCTGAAAGAAGCGCAAAAAGGAGCCGTCTTTGCAGGCTTCCTGAAAATCCTGACACCGATCATCATCATCGTTCCCGGTATCATCGCATACTATCTGTATGGCGCTTCCGCACTCGGCAACAACGGTGACGATGCCTACCCGATGATCGTGGCCAATGTGATGCCGACGGCCCTGCTTGGATTTTTTGCTGCCGTTATGTTCGGCGCTATTTTATCATCATATAACTCGGTGCTGAACTCAGCATCGACCATCTACGCGCTGGATGTACATAAACCAATGTTCGCCCCTGAGGCGGAAGACGCCCGGCTGGTAAAGATCGGACAGAAATTTGGTCTCATCGTTGCGATTTTCTCAGTTATCATCGCACCGTTTATGCTCTATATGGGCGGTATTACAACATTCGTGAATTCATGCTTTGCGGCATTCAATACACCTTTGTTTGTATGCCTGATCGTCGGCTTCTTTTCAAAGAAAACGCCGGCTTTCATGCCTAAGATTGTTATTCCGGTTCATGTGGTGCTGTACTGTGTATTGAATTTTGGACTGCGCCGGGTCATTCCTGCACTGGCAGATATTCATTACCTCTATTTTACAGCCGCACTGTTTGTCTTCGACATGATTCTTGTATGCATTATCACAAAAGTGCGTCCCAGAGAAACCAACTATGAACTGCGCGATTCCAAAGCCGTCGACATGACTCCCTGGAAAAGCGGAAAAGTGGTCGCCGCCATCGTACTGTGCGTCATGGTTGCAGCCTATATCGTATTCTCCCCGCTCGTGTTCGGAGCATAAACTCCTTCCCGCGAGCTGGCAGAAAGCCGCTGAATAAAATCAGCGGCTTTCTTTTATGTCTTGCTTTTGTATAATTTGCACAATTTTAATCATTGTTTTTTGTTATATTTGTATAGTGCACGCATAGACATCGTACGGGAAATGCGATAGAATATAGACATACAGAAAGGAGGGTTTCATATGACAAAGCAGATAACGGTATCCCGCATTTTGTATTGCGCAGCCCTTTTATGTACTGGTGTGTTATTGGCATTGTTTTCCTGATGCCGCACACAATATTCTATTAAATCGACATTTGACGTTGCGTTTGACGCACTCTTTTATACCTCTCAATAATAATTCAAAAAGAAATCCGGCCAGAATCAGTTTCTGACCGGATTTCTTTTAAGCAAAATTAAAATTGAAATTCTCTGACAGCCTCAAAACATGCTGCAATATTCTCCGCAGGCACATTGCCCATGATATTATGGATCGTGTTAAATACATATCCGCCGCCTCTGGCCAGTACGTCCAGACGCTCTTTCACCTGTGCTTTCACTTCCTTCGGTGTGCCTGTCGGAAGCAGCCCCTGGGTATCGACTCCTCCTCCCCAGAAGGTGATGCGGCTTCCGTATTTCTCTTTCAGTTCATGCATATCCATCCCGACTGCACTCAGCTGCACCGGATTGAGGATATCCACTCCCATATCGATGAAATCTTCGATGAAGACCTTCATGGCACCGCAGCAGTGGAAATGCGTCTTCCAGTTCGTATGTTCATGTACCCAGTCATTCATCCGTTTATAGTACGGTTTGTACAGCTCACGGAACGTATCCAGAGACATGATCGGTCCCACCTGTGTTCCGAAATCTGTCCCGCTGATGTTGATGGCATCGATATTGTCGCCGACTGCCTGATGGTAGATCTCCAGGCTCTTCAGTGCATTCTCTGTCTGCATCTCGAATACCGCATGAATATACTCCGGATACAAAAGCTGTGCCATACACCAGTCCTGATAGGTACGGATTCCCTTCGGCTCCAGCACGTGACCGCCCGGAATTCCCGAAGGATCCCCGATGCCGCCCATCCCAAAGCATCCAAAGATCGCCTTGTCCGTCGTATCGCGGAGCAGCTTTGCATTTTCCGCATACCAGTCGGCGTCCTTGTCACTGATCGGGTTAAAGTCGTCTTTGAAGTCCTCTGCCGGTGTGAGATTGTCTTCATCAAACCCCGGTGAACGGTTGATCGCATCAAAGAAATAACCGCCCTCCGGCATCACGTAGCTCGGTGCGTAATTCTCATTTCCCTGCGGACGAAGATAACTTTTTCCTGACGCATCAATCTCAT
The Ruminococcus gauvreauii genome window above contains:
- a CDS encoding helix-turn-helix domain-containing protein, translating into MLCQLEGVLSGSDFYFFTPSATARNQLFYFTSIGHFFCDYGYRVERQDYGNYLLLYVKKGKLSVTTEGEKFHAREGDMAFINCHLPHEYHAIGFTEFLWIHFDGSNSAQFHSDITKNICGHPVFHLENGEHMERTFKEIISNCRYEKFCSEYDDSMNIYKMLIELCKNITGSGRESKEIKEQVVEEAISFIRQNLEKDLSVGMIAEHVGLSESHFSRKFRQAMNSSPKEYIIRRRLNDAKHLLKTTALPVKEIALSVGFNSESHFINTFTAQNGLSPKKFREFPM
- a CDS encoding solute:sodium symporter family transporter, with product MNWIVPVTFVGFTALVAIISWWKTRNDKLDTEEGYFLAGRGLMGPVIAGSLLMTNLSAEQLVGMNGQSVRIGMSPMGWEVTSAIALVILAFVLMPKYLKVGLTTVPQFFEERYDATTRRLVSFIVLFSYVIIMLPNILYAGALVFENIFHVSDILGCNQFAAIALLCVLIAVIGSIYSICGGLHAVALSDSIHGIGLILGGLLVPVFGLIALGKASGGGFAEGLDIFLHQDPTMLNAIDAPNLNEPYLPWPLLFTGLLINNLYYWATNQSIIQRTFAAKNLKEAQKGAVFAGFLKILTPIIIIVPGIIAYYLYGASALGNNGDDAYPMIVANVMPTALLGFFAAVMFGAILSSYNSVLNSASTIYALDVHKPMFAPEAEDARLVKIGQKFGLIVAIFSVIIAPFMLYMGGITTFVNSCFAAFNTPLFVCLIVGFFSKKTPAFMPKIVIPVHVVLYCVLNFGLRRVIPALADIHYLYFTAALFVFDMILVCIITKVRPRETNYELRDSKAVDMTPWKSGKVVAAIVLCVMVAAYIVFSPLVFGA
- a CDS encoding uroporphyrinogen decarboxylase family protein, producing MNSRERVLASLNHKQPDKVPIDLGSTYNSGISACALYRLRKYYGLEEKPIQIYETSQMIGAMDADIVDRMDIDVIGLNAANDCVGVPLHGPMQDFTMPDGTPVKISAKHKYEIDASGKSYLRPQGNENYAPSYVMPEGGYFFDAINRSPGFDEDNLTPAEDFKDDFNPISDKDADWYAENAKLLRDTTDKAIFGCFGMGGIGDPSGIPGGHVLEPKGIRTYQDWCMAQLLYPEYIHAVFEMQTENALKSLEIYHQAVGDNIDAINISGTDFGTQVGPIMSLDTFRELYKPYYKRMNDWVHEHTNWKTHFHCCGAMKVFIEDFIDMGVDILNPVQLSAVGMDMHELKEKYGSRITFWGGGVDTQGLLPTGTPKEVKAQVKERLDVLARGGGYVFNTIHNIMGNVPAENIAACFEAVREFQF